A window of Nitrospinota bacterium contains these coding sequences:
- a CDS encoding PilZ domain-containing protein, with translation MPKKDERTTNKRKSNRVAILTLRYKVVSGWDKNKASRFVLGIVQNISPDGLCLRTNTLEIDGLHISFDDTPLVRNKLRIELDLPSSRNTINIEGEVEWYEKEPGKNRDFYNVGVSFVKLKDEDRKTLKEYIKTIEEFTQ, from the coding sequence ATGCCTAAAAAAGACGAGCGAACTACTAATAAACGCAAATCTAATAGGGTGGCGATATTAACCCTCCGATATAAAGTTGTAAGCGGATGGGATAAAAATAAGGCTTCAAGGTTTGTCCTTGGTATAGTCCAGAATATCTCTCCGGACGGCTTGTGTCTTAGGACAAATACTCTAGAGATTGATGGCCTCCATATCTCTTTTGATGATACCCCATTGGTGAGAAATAAATTAAGGATTGAGCTAGACCTCCCAAGCTCCCGGAATACAATCAATATAGAAGGTGAGGTTGAATGGTATGAAAAGGAACCCGGAAAGAATAGAGATTTTTATAATGTGGGTGTGTCTTTTGTCAAGCTAAAAGACGAAGATAGAAAAACTTTGAAGGAATATATCAAAACGATTGAGGAATTTACTCAATAG
- a CDS encoding YifB family Mg chelatase-like AAA ATPase — protein SQEAAVVQEIKVYPVHTLTQTVEFLNQNQNIEPKSIDIYDVFEKKSNYSIDFSEVKGQHFAKRSIEIACAGGHNLIMVGPPGSGKSMLAKRIPTILPKMTLEESIETTKIHSLMGMTDNKNSLVATRPFRSPHHTISDAGLIGGGGIPLPGEVSLAQNGVLFLDELLEFKKNVLEVMRQPLEDGKVTISRASISLTYPSCFMLVAAMNPCPCGFYTDPKGNCSCSPHQIKNYMSKISGPLLDRIDIHVEVPSLEHKDLLSEKEGECSEAIRERVDRARKIQQKRFKGEKIFCNSHMTSKHLKAYCPLNTESKKLLEKAIDTLGLSARAYTRILKVARTIADLNDEKDINIEHISEAVQYRSLDREQWFRY, from the coding sequence ACTCTCAAGAGGCTGCAGTAGTTCAGGAAATAAAGGTCTACCCTGTTCATACCCTAACTCAAACCGTAGAATTTTTAAATCAGAATCAAAACATCGAGCCTAAATCAATTGATATTTACGATGTTTTTGAAAAAAAATCTAATTATTCTATAGATTTTTCAGAAGTCAAGGGACAGCATTTTGCAAAAAGGTCCATTGAGATTGCTTGTGCTGGAGGACATAATCTTATTATGGTCGGTCCCCCAGGATCTGGTAAGTCGATGTTAGCCAAGAGGATACCAACGATATTGCCGAAAATGACCCTTGAAGAATCTATAGAGACTACAAAAATCCATAGCCTAATGGGGATGACCGATAATAAAAACTCTCTTGTTGCTACACGTCCCTTTAGATCGCCCCATCATACTATTTCTGATGCGGGATTAATCGGTGGTGGAGGTATCCCTTTGCCAGGAGAAGTGAGTCTTGCCCAAAATGGCGTCCTTTTTTTAGATGAGCTCCTCGAATTTAAAAAAAATGTTCTTGAAGTAATGAGACAGCCCTTGGAGGATGGTAAGGTTACAATATCAAGGGCTTCTATATCTCTCACATATCCGTCTTGTTTTATGTTGGTTGCAGCAATGAATCCTTGTCCGTGTGGATTTTATACAGATCCAAAAGGAAATTGTTCTTGTTCTCCTCATCAGATTAAAAATTATATGAGCAAGATCTCTGGTCCCTTATTAGACAGGATTGATATTCATGTTGAGGTTCCTAGCTTAGAACACAAAGACCTTCTTTCAGAAAAAGAGGGAGAATGTTCAGAGGCTATTCGAGAGAGGGTGGATAGGGCAAGGAAAATTCAGCAAAAAAGATTCAAAGGGGAAAAGATATTTTGTAACTCTCATATGACTTCGAAACATCTCAAAGCCTACTGTCCTCTCAATACTGAGTCTAAAAAGCTTTTGGAAAAAGCCATTGATACACTTGGTCTCAGTGCCAGGGCTTATACAAGGATCCTTAAAGTTGCTAGAACCATAGCAGACCTTAATGATGAAAAGGATATAAATATAGAACATATCTCTGAAGCTGTCCAATATAGAAGCCTTGATAGAGAACAGTGGTTCAGATATTAA